GATCATATAAGTTTGAAACATGGTTTTAAATAACAAACTAAAGTCATCGTATTTTTCTGCTACAAAATCTGTACTTGAATTtctaaaaagtaaattataagtcaaatatttttccaaaattaatatGAACTTTTGTTTAATTGgatctttttttaaaacttggtaACATTAATGTTTATATAAGTAAAGAAAAGCACAGTACGGCTTTTCGAAAAAGAAGCAAACACTTACAAAAGTCAATTTCTGAAGGCTTGATTGTTTTTACTAGCCATTTCAGTGGCCAATGTGATCTCCAGAATTGGGTtgtaacgtctaggccgggtttggggtgttacacacatTTCATATTTCGTGTGGTGAATGTAAAATCACACTCGAGGATGTAACATTACAATTCATTACCGGGGTAGTGGGCGTTGACGATTGGAGCGCAATTTGCGACCAACTATTAGACTGTGTCAGACAAGTTTACTGATAGCCGGATAGAGATGAAATGattagaagaaaatttctcATATATTGACAACTCCGCTAGTACCGTTGAAAGACATCAATACGTGTGTGCATTCATACTGAGGTTAATCGGGGGTCTTCTAATGACTGATAAATCTCGAAATCTAGTACATTTAAGGTGGCTTCTACAACTAGTCGACTTAAAAGAAGCGGGGCGACTCAATTAGGGATTAGCTGTGTTGGTGACATTGTAACGAGAGATGTGTTGGCCAGCTAAagcacaaaaaattaaaaaaaaagatggctGCATACTCTTTCTTCAATCATGGGCATGGTACCACCTACAATTTTTACGTCCTTGAGTAAACGCCCTTTATGAATTTCCACTCATAATaaggtaaaattcatttaataatatatttatcttaatatttttccattattatatttttgaaacaacatattatttgaataggtggAACAATAACGCGAGTCATGTGGCTATATCGAATGAGCTCGAAGATACTTGACTATTGTTAGATCAACGATTAGAAGTCGATgttagtttttgaaattttcaattatataatatttatgtaatgatttgaaatttaatattaggtaagtaataaaatttataattttgtactgtAGTTTGAAAGGATGTCATATTCTGATCCAAGAATTCAAGAATGCATCCAGtcgaatttttggtgaattgtAATATCTAGCATGTCAAAGTGTCATTAATCATTTTTGCAACGGTTGAGATGCACGAATCTGATCGAGTGATGCGCCAATTCAAGTTTACGCAAAGTATTCTTCCATCATCTTATGAGGTCGATAAACTTCACAAGATCGACTTATGGGGAAAATCGATGAGAACTTACCtaaatttcatgccaaatatatcTACATCTAGGAACATATGTGCAATTTCATACCTATGTTCAAACCAATTGTTTGACCAAATTTGGCGACCTCTTCGGATTACATGACATAGTTTAGAGTTTACGTTAAACCATATTTATTGCCAGAGACCCACATGAGTAGGCATTATCGTCGTAGAAGGCCAAGAAGGCCCCACACGAGGCCTCGAATGGGATTACGTGTCGACCTCATCAACATTAACTCCAATCCTAAATACTATATCAATGGGTGTACCACCTCCCAATCAATATGattcatatttttttggtgCTTTCATAAACCCCATTTTTTTACACAAGCACCATATTATGCACCATCACACCATACATCAACACCTTTTTCAGGAATATTTTTTGCACCACCTTTATCCCTAGGATCATATTACATGCCACTGCCGACAACAACACCAATGTATCTGCCATCACCTACAAGTCCAACATTCTATCCACAATTGGGTTATTTGGCACCATATACTTTTCCACCGATAGTGTCGCAAATACTCCTAACATCATCTACAAAGTTAGGTCATCTTTACATCTATCTATTAATACCATAGACAATATACAATGGGAATTTAGGACACAAATGCAATCTAGCATGGAGGAACgcgatgaagatgaagatgaataTCAAGATGGAGGTGACGGTGAAGACGATGAGCTGGAACCTCAACTACGACGCAATCCTCTTTAGATTTTTATCATCAACAAtcttatcattatttaaatCTCATTATGAAAAGAAATCTgctcaaaatttcaatatgaaacCTCATTATGACAAGTTTAAAAAACGCTTCTAACAAGAAGCTTTTTcctgaaaagtttttaaaaaacgcTTCTGGATGTAATGTCTAAAATGTTAGAACCATTTGTCTAAAAATTTTTAGATGtgatgtttgaattttattctAGATTCTCATGCCCGAGAATCCTAGTTTAGGATTAGGATtcaataaggaaaataatgtcTTTCTTAACCCAAACCCTAACAAGAAATCTcgtgataaaattttagaattcagAAATCCCGGGataatgagtttttttaaagaataaagcTAACAATATGTTGATAGTCATTAAAGAATAAAGCTAACACTATGTTGACAAAAGAAATGGttggaataaaaaaaacttcTCTTAACGTGTGTAAGCACTAGACCTATTAATGGGCTGGGCTACCCACAAGAAATTTGGGAgggtttgaacaaaaatattaggctcgaaaaatgggcttaggcAAAAAAATTAGGCTCGCTTAAAATAGGGGCTAGGCTCGGGCTTGATCATTTAATCCTTGAGCCCGACCCGACCcgttttaaatttatgatactttatatcatattattttgatatattatgtaatttagaacatattaaaaaaacctatgctaaatatataatattactgtaatgtaaacattaaaataatgttcagatgactatataaaaaaattcagtaaataaaaaatgtataaaattattaaatattaaaataaactaaaataaatattttttaaaaaaaattaaaactaatatggGAGGGCCTAAATTGGGATTGGGTTAGTCGTTTGCAAATATGGAcaggtttgggtaaaattttaggcctacaTTTCGGGCCGGACTGGGCTTGGGCAAGCATAAAGTTTattaatatcatgtttaaaCCTAGCTCGACCCGACCCATGAAAACCTTTaataaactttcttttcttaaaaaaaacaaataacataCCCTGACATCATAAAATTTGTAACCCTTAAAAGTATCTAAAAATCAAAGGTCAGAAATACTCactcttttcttaaaaaaaaaaacattagcaCCCTAAAATTTGTAACCCTTAGATTTTTAAAGTATCTAAAAATCAAATGTTAGAAATACGCACTCTTTTCTCCATAAATAAAAGACAAATGGTGGAAGTTATGGGATGTAGTTAAGAAAATATGAAGGAAATCATGACTGCTTTTTCGTTgttcttcaaaaataaaaagatccCATTGACCCTCTACTTGGTTGGTGAGAGAGAGTAGTCTATATATGCCCACTTCGGTTTCTACTTTAGCATTACAAAAACCCAGTTTACTCTACCctgaaacaagaaaatatgGAGGCATACATATACAGTAGTCCATCATCATCACTAGAAATAACTTTTACAATGAAAGAAACCCTTAAATACATGGGAAAAGCTTTGGTTCTGCTAACCCTATTTGTTGTTTCcgtgattttaattatatacaGCTATAGGTGCATCAAACGTCGTATAAATGGTTGTTACGTCGATGGCCATTGCAATGGAAACGCTTCGAGAATCGAGCTGTTTGTGTTGAAAAACTGATCATGAATGAAAAAATACTCTGTGATATTAGTAAGTAGAGTAAGTGTCTTAAACCGTAATTACAAACTTATTGACCTTTTATAGATTATTTGCTAACAGACTAACTATATTAACAATAAAGCTAACTACTCAAACTAATTATCAACTGACTACTCAACACTCCCCTTCAAGTTGAGGGGTGAAATAGATCTTTAACCCCTAACTTGGACACCAAATATTCATGTTGTTCGATTCCAAGTGTTTTAGTTATCAAATTCACAAGTTGTTTAGTTGTTTCTATGTGctgcatttgaatcaaaccTTCTCAAATTTTATCTCGTATAAATTTACAATCGATCTCTATATGTTTGGTGTGTTCATGAAATACAGGATTGGCTGCAATTTGTAATACTGCCCGACTAtctaaaaatagtaaagaagtgTGACACTGATCAAGGCAAATTTCTTTCAACAAGCCATCCAACCAAATAACCTCTGCTACTACTGATGACATACTCATGTATTCAACTTCTGTTGATGAATGAGACACAATAATTTGTTTCTTTGAATTCCATGAAATGAGAGAGCCCCCAAGCTTCACACAAAACTAGTGACTGATCATCTGGACATGGGACATGAAACCCAATCTAAATCACAAAACGTAACAAGTTGTGGTTTATTAGATGCAATCAACAAAATACCTTGGCCatgatttttctttatatatcaAACTACCCGAAAAGCAGCTTCCAAATGAGATTTCTTTGGTCTGTGCATGAATTGGCTTAAGTGTTGAACCGCAAAGGATATGTTTGGTCGTGTGTTGGTCAAATAAAGCAAACCTCTGAGAAGTCATTGATATATTGCAATATCTGAAACTAGCTCATCATCATTGACAGTTGGTTGTATAGTTTCGTCATATTCAGTTAAAGtaagtttttgattttgttcaaGAGGTGTACTTGCTGGTTTTGCTTTTCCTAACCCAACATCGGCTATCAACTCCAACACATACTTCATTTGGCTTAACACAATACCTTTACTTGACCTTATAACCTCTAtaccaagaaaaaaatttagtgCACCCAAGTCCTTCATCTTAAAGTTCTAGTGCAGAATCGTTTTAAGCTTATTGATACACTAATGTCACTTCCTGTGATTAAcagatcatcaacatagacaAGTAGAATGACTACGTTACCTCCCTgcctttttgaaaataaaggatAGTCATGTTTGCTTTGTGTGTAACCTTCTTGCAACAATGCCTCATTAAGCTTCAAATTCCACTATCGAGAAGCTTACTTCAACCCGTACAATGATTTGAGTAAACGACACACCTTGTGCTCCCTCTGTTTGCGAAAACCTTCTGGGATATCCATATAAACCTCCTCATGCAGATCACATTGCAAGAAAGCATTGTAGACATCCATTTGGAAAAGAGGCTAGTCATTCATCGCAACCATACTAATGACTGTCTGAATAGCAACATTCTTGACCACAGGAGAAAAAATTTCCTGAAAATCAATACCAGCCCATTGGTTGTATCCTTTCCCCACCACTCAAGTTTTAAATCACTCAATAGAATCGTCAGAATTGTATTTGATCTTATAGACCCATTTGCACCCGATAGGAACCACGCTATAGGGTAAAGAAACAACCTCCCATGTACCATTGTCTTTCAAAGCACGAATTTCTTGTTGCATGGCATCGACCCATCTTGGATCTGAATAGCCTTAGTATATGTTTGGGGTTCAGACATGGAAGAAATATGGGCTGCAAATGACTGAGTATGAACAAGTAAATGCAAAGCAGAATACACATGAAAAATGTGGTATGCACCTAAAGTAAGAGAAATGAAAGATTGGTTGGAGCAAACATAATTCCTCATCCATGCGGGTTGCTTGACAGACCATGTGGTACGTTGTAAGGGGATTGAAGTGGAAGAGGTTGGTTGAACAAACGGGGAAAATGATGGTTCAGGAAAAGTACAAGACTAACTCAGTGAAATATTAACAGGTGGTAGGATTGGTGAGGTAGAGGTTGCTGGTAAAACTGGCGATGTGGGAAGTATAGGAATGGAAGGTTTGGGCTCAAGATCAAGGAAATGAGAGCTATCAGTTGTAggtaaaaacacataatttttgTTGGAAAATGTAAAAGGAAACTTAATCTCATGAAATATAATGTCTtgattaacaaaaaaaattagtttcaaGATTGAATAATAAGTAGCCCTTTTTAACATTGGAATATCTCATAAAGACAGAAGGAATAACCTTTGGAGAAAATTTATCCCGATAATTAGGTGTGGTAGCATAGAAAATACATCCAAACACATGCAAATGAGAAAGATCAGTAGGTTTATGATATAAGACTTCAAAGGACTCTTCCAATTCAAGAGAGGAGTAGGTAGGTGATTGATAAAAAAACAGTTAAGACACATTCACTCTAAGTTTTACTAGGCATATtagattgaaatttgaaagaCCTAGCAACTTCAAGCAAATGTCGATGCTTACGCTCGGTAACTCTATTTTGTTGAGGAGTATAAGCAAACGAGCTTTAATGCACAATTCCCatcatactaaaatattcaTGCCActcattattaaaaaaatcatatctatTATCACTACGAGCATATTTGATGCTGATGGAAAATTGATTCTTGATCAAGGCAAAGAATTGTTTAAAGGATACAAGAACATCACTTTTGGATCGCAACAAATACACCTATGTCATTCTCGAGTAATCATCAACAATAGGTAAAAAATACCTGACCACTATGAGTAGAAATACGATAGGGCCCACATAAATCTAtgtgaataagagaaaaaatagCATCAACACGAGTTGTGCTTATAGGGAATGACAATCTAGTTTGTTTAACAAGGGGACACACTAGACACTATTGGATGCTATCATTATTCGAAACTGTACAAGGAAGATTAAGCACCTTATTTAATCTTGAAACAGAAGCATTTCCAAGTCTAGCATGCCAAAGGAAAGATGGTTCAACATTTGCTGAAAGAGATGTAATAGGTGGATTTATAGCCATGTTAGTCTGTTGAGAGGGTTGCACGATATAAAGACCACATTGCTTCCTACCAATCCCCCTCATCTTTCCACTTAAGAGGTCCTGAATAAGACAAAATTTaggataaaatgaaataaaatattagagaTCATTAGTAAGTTTAGAAATAGAGAGAAGGTTATAATTAAAATTCGAAACATAGAGAACTTTGGTAAGTTTAAGGTCAGGTTGAATAATGCAAGTGCTAATGTGGGTAACCAAAACAGAGGAACCATTGGGAATTCAAACACAAGGAGAATTCAATATACATGCAATAAGAAATTCTAAGAATTGGAAATCAGATAGCATGTGGTCAGTAGCTTCACTATCCATAATCCAATTGTTAGACACACCAACCATACTTGCTAAGCTCGTAACAACTTCAATAGTAGGCTCCTTGTTTAACAAGATTAAGATTTACTGATATTGTGTTTGAGTAAACACAAGCGCTTGTGGACCAATCACAATACCAACATCACGAACCACTTCACCATTACTAGTAGAATCATTAATTGAAGCATTGTTCACCACAAACCCTAAAACATTATTTGTCTTCTTCTTAGTGAACTTAAAATCAGCCGGGTAGCCAATTATCCTATAACAATTCTCTCTTTTATGCTCTTTAATCTTGAAATGATCACACGTTCCATTAAACCGCTTCTTTTGAACAACATGCGTTGAGTGTAAAGAAACTAGATCTAAACCTACAACACTCGAACTATGCTGCTTCTGAGATTCCTCTTGTGTAAGCATGGAGTAAGCTTGATTTACAGTTGGTAATGGGTTCATCAACAATATTTGATTGTGCACTGCATTATACGACTCACTCAACCccatcaaaaattgaaataggcACTGTTGCAACGCATGTTCAACATTCTGCCTTGACTGATCACAACCACATGAAGAAAAAGGTACAAGAGTATCGCATTCATCCTAAAACAGTCTCAGCTTAGTGAAGTACACAGATATAGAATTAGTACCTTGAAGATGCGAAGTAATTTCTCGATGTAAAAAATAAACCCTAGAGCCATCAACCTTATGAAAATATTCCCTAAAATCTTTCCATACAGCTGTTGCGCTAGAGGCAAAAACGATTCCGGCTGAGAACTCACTGCTAACTGTATTTAGAATCCAAGATGATACAATAGCATTACACCGCTCCCATTGATATCCCAACTCATCTGGTAACGACTCTTTAAAACAAGTACCAGCCACAAAACCTAATTTGTTTTTGGCTAATAGTGCAATCTTCATTGACCGACTCTAGACATTATAATTATCAACTTTAAGCAACTGATGAGATACCAACAATGCACCTAAAGTATCCGATGGATGCAAGtaaagagggtgattaaaatcaataaccaaataaaaaagattCACCATGATTGAAAACCAACCAGTATTGAAGCAGAGAAGTCTATCAATCAAGAATGATGCAAATAAGAGAAAACTGCCACAAGCAAAAAAAAAGCCCTAAATTACCAATTGGACCACACAAATTGGACCACACCcaccaaaaaatataattgggccagtagaaaaacaaaaaaaaaaacttatttttcaacCTTCATAACCCGAAATGAAGTAACAGCGAATCAGCAAACCAAGCAAATTTTGTAACCGGACTTTGGTGACCGGAAAGCTAGCGATCACTGgagctctgataccatgttGAAAAACTGAtcatgaatgaaaaaaaatactctGTAATATCAATAATTACAATAAGTGTCTTAAACCATAATTACAAACTTATTGACCTTTTATAGATTATTTGCTAATAGACtaaatatattaacaataaagTTAACTACTCAAACTAATTATCAACTGACTTCTCAATAGTCTGTTCCTGTCTAAGTTCTcggtaaggtttttttttctctcaagttAAAAACATgtagattaattatttaaaagaactGTTAACCTTTGACATAGTGAAAGGGTGGTAAGACTTATAATAATGAGAATGAGGTGATGAGGGAGATGGTGAAAGTGGAAACAGGATGGTGGTGACATAAAATGGGGTGGAGATGATAAGGGCACGAGGGTGGGTGTGAGGAGGGTTGTGCCTGAAAGACAGTGGAGATGAAAGAGGTCGAAGAGATGTGTAGGAGTATATCTACACCCATACGGCTGTACTGGATACTTGTTTGACATGGTGAATGGGTGGTAAGTTTGACAATGAGGAGGAGGAGGTTATGAGGGAGATGGTGAAAATGGACACAGGGAGGTCGAGACTAGTAGTAGGTGTAAAATGGGGTGAAGGTGGTGAGGGAGAGCATAAGAGTGTTAATAGTCTTtgttagataatatatatattacgcAGTATGATGTTTAATTTCGTTTTCTTGAATCCTAAACAGGTGGAAACATCTATTCCAGGATGTGCTATGTCTGGCTTagataaaaaatgttaaaatctaGGTTCGGTCTAtctatattgatttttttatatatttttaaaaatatatataatatataaaaatactaaaaatattaaaataaatatttcccaataaattttaaaaaatatgtatacttaaataatactaagataggtgcaacttaagaagcaaatgcctctaaaatagtaacaaaattaacaataaaacaagagttatacaaatatctaaatagtagcaacataattgtgaaatggtagcaaaatagtgagaaaaaacaagaaaataagaaaaaacagcaagcaaacaataaaaaaaatcatttttttccatattcaGGCTAGGGCCAAAAAAACATTACTTGAGGCTTGGCTCGTTTTTAAACAGACATTATTTTCTTATCTAAACCTATTTTTTGAGCTTATATTTTTGACTAAACTCTTCCCATTTTCGAACGGGTTGACCTGACCCATAGACCGATCTAATTCCTTTATATGAGTCTTTTGGATTCTTTATTATTAACTTGATTACGTGAAGTagtaaaacataaaaagaataatttaaatttaaaagaaaaatcctaATTTGTTAATTAACTACATGTCCATCATGTAACCTTTTTTATGGCCAAATGGTTTTAAAGTCACatgcaagaaaagaaaacaaatttaatagaGAAAGTAAGAACAACAAAcactacaaaattattaaacaattgAACTTTTGTTATAACAAAATGTTTGTTCAGAAAAGCAAGTTTTGGTTTTGCGAATTGCCATGGCGGTGGGATGCAATTGAATTCAGCCAAGTGGGTCTCCCACCTATTTTTGTCTTTCAAAAGCTCTCCAATCCAATGAACTAAAAGCTGCCCATTACGGCTTCTTAGCATAGTGACCgtcagatttttatttttagcaaattgGTGGTGGGTTCATCGGTATCACTCATATCTCCAGAGGATAAGACGATAACATCTCTCTTAACACTCACTGTTTCGCTCAACCTCCaccctttcttcttttctaatcTCTGCCTCCATAGCCAAATTACTTGCTTCACTTACCACAAGTAAGTATCCCACAAAAAAGAAGTTCCCTTTTTCTCCTTTTCGATGATCCCTCTCCTTTCCCTCCGGTTCCCCGCCTCTCCCTCCTCCGCTCTTTTCCACTTCAGCCCATCTCCTCCTTTCTCCTCTCGCTTTACTAAATCCCCTTTTCGCCGCTTTCTTCCTCCGACGAAACCCTCCCTTTCCACCAATTCTTTCAGCTCTACTTCCCAACAGCTTGGACCCCAAGGCCCTCAAAACCAGCAGCCTCCCAGAACTCTATTCCCTGGTGGCTACAAACGTCCCGAGATCAAGGTCCCTAATTTTGTTCTCCAGTTGGACCCCAACGACGTCTTGGCTGACGACAATGCGCTCGATTTCATTGACAAGGCCGTCTCCAAATGGGTTGGCCTTGTAGTGCTCAATGGTGGTGAAGGAAGTGGCGGCAGGGTTTATGAAGCTGCCCGTTCGTTAAAAGCGGTTGTTAAAGATCGCGCTTATCTTTTGATCGCGGAGCGCGTTGACATTGCCGCCGCTGTCGGTGCTAGTGGCGTGGTCCTCTCTGATCAAGGTGGGctttttgcctttttcttttttcttctaaagTTTGCTTATTCAAGGTTATTGGACTATTCACGTAAAAGtggatttatttcttttcaaaagctTATCAGAGTttaaagtaatgaaattgtcatgcttgtttttcaaaatgaaaTCGACCCAATGTTAAAGTAAAGCTGTTAAAGTCTTCAGTCATATCAAATGCATTTGTACCTATATCCAACATCGTTGTATTTGTTTACGAGAAATGCTTCCTTTACAGGCCTTCCTGCCATAGTCGCAAGAAACACAATGATGGATTCAAAATCAGATTCTGTCTTTCTCCCTTTGGTAGCTAGGACCGTGCAATCTTCAGATTCTGCTTTAAATGCTTCAAGTTCTGAAGGTGCTGATTTTCTTATATATGATCTGGGTCAAGAAGAGCACGCCAATACGGCAATGAAGGCTGTCTATGAAAATGTGAAGATACCGATCTTTGTTGTTAATAATAATTCACAAGCAGAGGTGCCATCATATACTGAGTTGACCAAGATTTTCAAATCAGGTGCTAGTGGTGTAGTTTTGTCATTGGAAGATTTGAGGTTGTTTACCGATGATGTTTTGAGCGAGTTTTTTAACACTGTATATACAACTAATAACAAACGTCAGGATGAGAGCATCGTTGAACTAGAAATGGCGGATATCGATCGTGGCTCTCACCAGAAAGTGGGTGTGGCGGGTTTTATTAAAGTGGAAGATAGAGAAAAACAACTTATCGAGAAGGAGAGATCAGTGTTAACCAAAGCAATAAATGTCTTCCAGAAAGCTTCACCTCTGGTGATCTTTTAATTAAGCTTTGGTAGTTCAAGTTATTTTCCATAATGGTTATGAGATtgtcaattatttatttttccttttttggttGAATCTCTGTGTTTTCgattgacaatttttttttcccgTTTTTGGTTGAATCTTTGTGTGTTTTAAATTCCAGATGGAGGAGATTTCACTTCTTATTGATGCTGTTGCTCAGATTGATGAGCCATTTCTACTGGCTATAGTGGTAATTGTGTGCTGAACTTCAACAAACTCTGGTTGCTGGGATTGCATTGGTATTAGCtctaaatttcaaatgaatGCCTATCTCTTTATTTGAGAGCATATACCCATAGAATGACTATTTACTTTCCATTCACTTTCGGTTTAGGGAGTATAAAATTAAGGAATGCTTAAGCTTTAATGTCTTCAGCTTGGTTGATAATGATATGCTACCTCATATATTTCATTAGTTGTCACGGTGGTTTCACGAAGCGGGTTCATATCATATAGGCAATTTAATTAGATTCAATGAGATCGCATATGTCCACTAGGAATAAATTAGATTAACCTTGTGTTCCTTTCCTGCTATGCTcatgtttctttcttttgatgGCCACTGCATCTGCCTCATTATCCATTAGTTCATTATtctggctttttttttttttttgttacgtGTTACATTTGTCTGTGTTGAGCACTTCAATTAATTCTTATTTAGTTATATCATTCTTGCTGTTTTActgataaaacaataattttaattccgTCATATTTGACAGAATGTCTTTACCGAATCGTATTAGAATCTTCTATTagtattgttttaatttaaattaattgattgcTTGTGTCTTTCTTAGTATTTGTTTGTGTGTGTTTTCATTTTGTCTTTCTTACTATTTTGTTATGAATGCTCCCTAATCATAACTTAAGATCATGCAATGGTATTTCCTGTCTCTATGATATTGGCCttatattaatcaataaaaggaaatatgttCTGCAGTGAGAAAGCAGACATTGTACGGAAATTGTTTGTTTATTCATGCATAGAAATTTGCTTGATCCTGTTAAATTTTTGGCTTTGCTATGActtattcatatataaaatatgatatgatatatattggATTCTCAGGGTGAGTTCAATTCTGGTAAATCCACTGTCATTAATGCTCTTCTTGGGGAAAGATACCTCACGGAGGGGGTTATTCCCACGACTAATGAAATCACTTTTTTGCGCTATTCTGAGTTGGACCGGAAGGATATGCAGCGTTGTGAAAGGCACCCAGATGGTCAACTAATATGTTACCTTCCTGCTCCAATTCTTAAAGAAGTGAGTCCTTTTGGCATTTCCTCATCTGTGTACCTGAATTTAAAAGTTCAGAGATCCTTTGGGTCTGCCAGTGGCTGGTTTCTCTGTAACTATTAATagtagtttttgtatttttccatGCACTGGCATACCATCATACTAAATGTTTGTTAGTTTAGATGTGTAAACTTTATGCATGTAGATGTTAGTTGATTCTTCATATTAAATCCTTGCTGAAATATGCTGTTCTCTATATGTTATAGTTGTTAACCTTGTTTgaaatttacataattaccaGGCAAATCCACCTTGCTTATTTGTGTTGTACTTGTTATCATTCATTCCAAGTtacctttactttaaaagattCTAGAATCTGTTTTGATGGGTTGTGCATGACTGTTGGATATGGCGTGCAATTTTTATTGTGATAAAACATTGCAAAGATTTTATTATCACATGGGAATGAATCAATAGcaattttactttgtaaaagaaaatcAGGCACAATTTTCATAACCCTAGGTGCTTAAAAGTGAGTTTTCAATCCATAGTACAAATGAAAGTTTGAGACGTGCTGAACATCATTTAGGTTGAGCATATTAGATGAAGATCAATGAGACTGGGAagattgataaattgaaaagtttggtGAAAGTAAACACAATGTGGATGGTTGATTATCTTCTTTCCGTTGCCtgctttcctctcttttttgttttgttttcttggaAATTGGTCTGAAtgtcattatatttttttccataactaatttttaaaaattcctcCTGAGGGCAGATGAATATTGTTGATACACCAGGGACCAATGTGATTCTTCAAAGGCAACAGCGCCTGACTGAGGAATTTGTG
The Gossypium raimondii isolate GPD5lz chromosome 8, ASM2569854v1, whole genome shotgun sequence DNA segment above includes these coding regions:
- the LOC105793120 gene encoding uncharacterized protein LOC105793120; translation: MKIALLAKNKLGFVAGTCFKESLPDELGYQWERCNAIVSSWILNTVSSEFSAGIVFASSATAVWKDFREYFHKDECDTLVPFSSCGCDQSRQNVEHALQQCLFQFLMGLSESYNAVHNQILLMNPLPTVNQAYSMLTQEESQKQHSSSVVGLDLVSLHSTHVVQKKRFNGTCDHFKIKEHKRENCYRIIGYPADFKFTKKKTNNVLGFVVNNASINDSTSNGEVVRDVGIVIGPQALDLLSGKMRGIGRKQCGLYIVQPSQQTNMAINPPITSLSANVEPSFLWHARLGNASVSRLNKPLFQMDVYNAFLQCDLHEEVYMDIPEGFRKQREHKNFKMKDLGALNFFLGIEVIRSSKGIVLSQMKYVLELIADVGLGKAKPASTPLEQNQKLTLTEYDETIQPTVNDDELVSDIAIYQ
- the LOC105790730 gene encoding probable transmembrane GTPase FZO-like, chloroplastic, which produces MIPLLSLRFPASPSSALFHFSPSPPFSSRFTKSPFRRFLPPTKPSLSTNSFSSTSQQLGPQGPQNQQPPRTLFPGGYKRPEIKVPNFVLQLDPNDVLADDNALDFIDKAVSKWVGLVVLNGGEGSGGRVYEAARSLKAVVKDRAYLLIAERVDIAAAVGASGVVLSDQGLPAIVARNTMMDSKSDSVFLPLVARTVQSSDSALNASSSEGADFLIYDLGQEEHANTAMKAVYENVKIPIFVVNNNSQAEVPSYTELTKIFKSGASGVVLSLEDLRLFTDDVLSEFFNTVYTTNNKRQDESIVELEMADIDRGSHQKVGVAGFIKVEDREKQLIEKERSVLTKAINVFQKASPLMEEISLLIDAVAQIDEPFLLAIVGEFNSGKSTVINALLGERYLTEGVIPTTNEITFLRYSELDRKDMQRCERHPDGQLICYLPAPILKEMNIVDTPGTNVILQRQQRLTEEFVPRADLLFFVISADRPLTESEVTFLRYTQQWKKKVVFVLNKSDLYQNTQELEEAISFIKENTKKLLNTEDVTLYPVAARLVLEEKLSATSDVGKKYREIVFAESNWKTSSFYKLENFLYSFLDGSTSRGMERMKLKLGTPIAIAERILSACETLNRKDCESAEQDLSSANEIIDSVKEYVIKMENESISWRRRTLSAIDATKSRILDLIESTLQLSNLDVVASFLLKGESSTTLPATSRIQNEILSPAIADTQNLLGDYVTWLQSNNAREGRAYKESFEKKWPSITFSDKNYPLETYELLRKLDELSLKAIENLSANATSKQFEREVREVFLETFGGLGAAGLSASLLTSILPTTLEDLLALGLCSAGGFIAISNFPARRQGIIEKVKKTADALGQELEDAMQKDLQETTQNLEKFVRIIGEPYRDAAQNRLDKLLEVKDELSNVRGTLKMLQVEIQNLHVS